A window of the Microbacterium sp. LWH13-1.2 genome harbors these coding sequences:
- a CDS encoding siderophore-interacting protein, with translation MSVNLIHRIVVQRVERLSPGMVRIVFGGEGLDGFVSTGVGDEYFRVFFPAEGQHEPNLPFPTDDGYWDFPEGVEPAPMRTYTVRDWDAAAGELTIDFVVHDGGVAAAWALHAKQGDVVGVNTPKGLYDPPADIEWQLLIADATGLPAAARLAENAPSGIRTRVVLEVSTPEDELDLTPAEGVELHWVHGGNGHAPTRIEEILRASELPRGSGYVWVAGETKATRGVRKHLRHELKLPASAYKVIGYWTENAEAWRERYESLDESTHARLMAMWDDETRPAEDIEEAYEAELEKLGL, from the coding sequence ATGAGCGTCAACCTGATCCACCGCATCGTCGTCCAGCGCGTCGAGCGCCTGAGCCCCGGCATGGTCCGCATAGTGTTCGGCGGAGAAGGACTCGACGGATTCGTGTCGACCGGCGTCGGCGACGAGTACTTCCGCGTGTTCTTCCCCGCCGAGGGCCAGCACGAGCCGAACCTCCCCTTCCCCACGGATGACGGGTACTGGGACTTCCCCGAGGGTGTCGAGCCGGCACCGATGCGCACCTACACGGTGCGGGATTGGGATGCCGCGGCCGGCGAGCTCACGATCGACTTCGTCGTGCACGACGGCGGTGTCGCCGCAGCCTGGGCGCTCCACGCGAAGCAGGGCGACGTGGTCGGCGTCAACACCCCGAAGGGGCTCTACGACCCGCCCGCCGATATCGAGTGGCAGCTGTTGATCGCCGACGCGACCGGGCTCCCCGCTGCCGCGCGCCTTGCCGAGAACGCCCCGTCGGGCATCCGCACGCGCGTAGTGCTCGAGGTCTCCACCCCCGAGGACGAGCTGGACCTCACCCCGGCAGAGGGCGTCGAGCTGCACTGGGTGCACGGCGGCAACGGTCATGCCCCCACCCGCATCGAGGAGATCCTCCGCGCCTCCGAGCTTCCCCGCGGCTCCGGATACGTCTGGGTCGCCGGAGAGACCAAGGCGACCCGTGGCGTGCGCAAGCACCTGCGGCACGAGCTCAAGCTCCCCGCGTCCGCGTACAAGGTGATCGGCTACTGGACCGAGAACGCCGAAGCCTGGCGTGAGCGGTACGAGTCGCTCGACGAGTCCACTCACGCACGACTGATGGCGATGTGGGACGACGAGACCCGCCCCGCAGAGGACATCGAGGAAGCCTACGAGGCCGAGCTCGAGAAGCTGGGTCTGTGA
- a CDS encoding iron chelate uptake ABC transporter family permease subunit: protein MTAVLSEDQATPVTATHRGLVVFVLAIALVIASVASIFLGSQRISVDEVWRGLTTGAGDPGAIVQGMRVPRTLIGLAVGAALGIAGALIQGFTRNPLADPGILGVNAGASLGVTIGVAFFGLTAASGYIWFAFAGAIVATVLVYLIGSAGRTAPDPMRMTLSGVALGAVMGGVVAAIGLLNPKAFDSIRSWNAGSLSALTPDVYTVLPFLLIGLVLAFCLAPSLNALALGDDLATALGSRVVLTRVLSILAVTLLCGAATAAAGPIAFVGLMVPHAVRWFVGPHQGWILLGTVFAAPLLLLTADVLGRMVLRTGELPVSVVTALIGAPVLIALVRRKKVSGL from the coding sequence ATGACCGCCGTTCTCTCCGAGGACCAGGCGACCCCGGTCACGGCCACGCACCGGGGCCTGGTCGTCTTCGTCCTCGCCATCGCACTGGTGATCGCCTCTGTCGCCAGCATCTTCCTCGGCTCCCAGCGCATCAGCGTCGACGAGGTCTGGCGCGGACTGACGACAGGCGCAGGCGACCCCGGCGCGATCGTCCAGGGCATGCGCGTCCCCCGCACCCTGATCGGTCTGGCGGTCGGTGCGGCTCTCGGCATCGCCGGAGCGCTCATCCAGGGCTTCACCCGCAATCCGCTCGCAGACCCCGGGATCCTCGGAGTCAACGCGGGCGCCAGCCTCGGGGTCACGATCGGTGTGGCGTTCTTCGGACTCACCGCCGCCAGCGGGTACATCTGGTTCGCCTTCGCGGGTGCGATCGTCGCGACCGTGCTTGTCTATCTGATCGGCTCCGCGGGCCGGACCGCGCCTGATCCGATGCGCATGACGCTCTCCGGCGTCGCGCTCGGTGCCGTCATGGGAGGCGTCGTCGCGGCGATCGGGCTGCTGAATCCGAAGGCATTCGACTCGATCCGCTCGTGGAACGCGGGATCACTGTCGGCGCTCACCCCGGACGTCTACACGGTGCTCCCCTTCCTCCTGATCGGACTCGTGCTCGCATTCTGCCTCGCGCCCTCGCTCAACGCCTTGGCGCTGGGTGATGACCTGGCTACCGCTCTCGGCTCCCGCGTCGTGCTCACGCGGGTGCTGTCGATCCTGGCCGTCACGCTGCTCTGCGGAGCCGCCACCGCCGCGGCCGGGCCCATCGCCTTCGTCGGCCTGATGGTGCCGCACGCCGTCCGCTGGTTCGTCGGGCCGCATCAGGGCTGGATCCTTCTGGGCACCGTGTTCGCCGCTCCGCTGCTGCTGCTGACCGCAGACGTCCTGGGCCGGATGGTCCTTCGCACCGGAGAGCTCCCCGTCTCCGTCGTCACCGCGTTGATCGGTGCCCCCGTGCTCATCGCCCTCGTCCGCAGGAAGAAGGTGAGCGGACTGTGA
- a CDS encoding iron chelate uptake ABC transporter family permease subunit, producing the protein MTALLPRSTEVDAGRRVFEPRTDVFSRRIGVRATVVTVAALLAALAVGVFALTLGDAPISPGEVLMTLLGFGEPRAELVIIEWRLPRVLAALLFGVALGIGGAIFQSLTRNPLGSPDVIGFDAGAYTGALIVITTMGISVASTAAAALTGGAVTALLVYLLAFRRGFTGFRLIIVGIGVASMLASVNTWIILNADLRIAMLASAWGAGSLNLITAEQVAVAACVIVPIGIAVATLADRMHLLELGDDTASALGVRTGGTRLTLIILGVCLTAAVTAMAGPIAFISLTAPQIARRLTGSASVTLTASAAVGAVLLVTSDVLAQRLFAPTQIPVGIVTVCLGGVYLVWLLIQEARRR; encoded by the coding sequence GTGACCGCTCTGCTCCCTCGGTCGACCGAGGTCGATGCCGGTCGCCGGGTCTTCGAACCCCGGACCGATGTCTTCTCCCGTCGCATCGGGGTCCGCGCCACCGTCGTGACGGTGGCCGCGCTGCTCGCCGCCCTCGCCGTCGGCGTCTTCGCCCTGACTCTCGGCGACGCCCCGATCTCTCCGGGAGAGGTGCTCATGACGCTCCTCGGATTCGGCGAGCCGCGCGCGGAACTCGTGATCATCGAGTGGCGGCTGCCGCGGGTCCTCGCCGCGCTGTTGTTCGGTGTGGCGCTCGGCATCGGCGGAGCCATCTTCCAGTCGCTGACCCGCAATCCACTGGGCAGCCCCGACGTCATCGGCTTCGACGCGGGAGCGTACACCGGTGCGCTCATCGTGATCACCACCATGGGAATCAGCGTCGCCTCGACCGCCGCCGCCGCGTTGACGGGCGGCGCGGTGACGGCGCTGCTCGTCTACCTGCTCGCGTTCCGTCGCGGATTCACAGGCTTCCGGCTCATCATCGTCGGCATCGGCGTCGCCTCGATGCTGGCGTCGGTGAACACGTGGATCATCCTCAACGCCGACCTGCGGATCGCGATGCTCGCCAGCGCATGGGGCGCGGGGTCACTGAACCTCATCACCGCCGAACAGGTCGCCGTCGCCGCATGCGTCATCGTTCCGATCGGCATCGCCGTGGCCACGCTCGCCGATCGGATGCATCTGCTCGAACTCGGAGACGACACGGCCTCGGCACTCGGCGTCCGAACCGGTGGGACACGGCTGACCCTCATCATCCTCGGCGTCTGCCTGACGGCAGCCGTGACGGCGATGGCCGGTCCCATCGCGTTCATCTCCCTCACCGCTCCGCAGATCGCCCGCCGTCTGACCGGGTCCGCGAGCGTGACCCTCACGGCGTCCGCCGCGGTCGGCGCCGTGCTGCTGGTAACCAGCGACGTTCTGGCACAACGGCTGTTCGCGCCCACCCAGATCCCCGTCGGAATCGTCACCGTGTGCCTCGGCGGCGTCTATCTGGTGTGGCTGCTCATTCAGGAAGCGAGAAGACGATGA
- a CDS encoding ABC transporter ATP-binding protein has translation MTLTETTTARLRAEDLTIGYDGRVVSEHLGVDIPAGAFTVIVGPNACGKSTLLRAFARLLKPRSGQVLLDGRAIAEVPTKEIARRLGLLPQTSIAPDGIRVSDLVARGRHPHQTILRQWSRDDQSAVAAALAATGTTDLAGRLVDELSGGQRQRVWVAMLLAQESPTMLLDEPTTFLDIAHQYDLLRLFHGLHQQGRTIVAVLHDLNQAARFADHMIMMRDGRIVTSGDPASIVTSERVQEVFGLECSIIPDPQTGTPLVVPR, from the coding sequence ATGACTCTCACCGAGACCACCACAGCGCGATTGCGCGCCGAAGATCTCACGATCGGCTACGACGGCCGTGTGGTGTCCGAGCATCTCGGCGTCGACATCCCCGCAGGCGCTTTCACCGTCATCGTCGGGCCGAATGCCTGCGGCAAGTCGACTCTGCTGCGAGCCTTCGCCCGACTGCTGAAGCCCAGGAGCGGCCAGGTGCTGCTGGACGGTCGGGCGATCGCCGAAGTCCCCACCAAAGAGATCGCGCGACGCCTCGGCCTGCTTCCGCAGACGTCCATCGCCCCCGACGGCATCCGCGTCTCCGATCTCGTGGCGCGCGGACGCCATCCGCACCAGACGATCCTTCGGCAGTGGTCCCGTGACGACCAGTCGGCCGTCGCCGCGGCACTCGCCGCGACCGGGACGACGGACCTCGCCGGCCGGCTCGTGGACGAGCTCTCCGGAGGACAGCGTCAGCGTGTGTGGGTCGCGATGCTGCTCGCGCAGGAGTCTCCGACCATGCTGCTCGACGAGCCGACCACCTTCCTCGACATCGCGCACCAGTACGACCTGCTGCGGCTCTTCCACGGTCTGCATCAGCAAGGACGCACGATCGTCGCCGTGCTGCACGATCTCAACCAGGCGGCGCGGTTCGCGGACCACATGATCATGATGCGCGACGGCCGGATCGTCACCTCCGGCGACCCCGCGTCGATCGTGACGTCCGAGCGCGTCCAGGAGGTGTTCGGGCTGGAATGCTCGATCATCCCCGACCCGCAGACGGGCACCCCGCTCGTCGTTCCGCGCTGA
- a CDS encoding nuclear transport factor 2 family protein → MPTTPVTSLDQLNIAFAERFNARDVEGLLALNLPNAVFAPAPGHPVEGEDSIRGALEQFLALGLPITMNVRHVFEAGSVGLAIADWTLEGTGPDGSEVKLGGSTADVAVHDDEHGWRYAIDNPFGTA, encoded by the coding sequence ATGCCCACGACCCCGGTCACCTCGCTCGACCAGCTCAACATCGCATTCGCCGAGCGCTTCAACGCCCGCGACGTCGAGGGCCTGCTGGCACTGAACCTGCCGAACGCGGTGTTCGCGCCGGCGCCGGGGCACCCCGTCGAGGGTGAGGACTCGATCCGCGGCGCGCTCGAGCAGTTCCTCGCGCTCGGTCTGCCGATCACCATGAACGTGCGGCACGTGTTCGAGGCGGGTTCGGTCGGCCTCGCCATCGCCGATTGGACGCTCGAGGGCACGGGACCCGACGGCTCGGAGGTGAAGCTCGGCGGCAGCACGGCCGACGTCGCCGTGCACGACGACGAGCACGGCTGGCGCTACGCGATCGACAACCCCTTCGGCACCGCCTGA
- a CDS encoding sigma-70 family RNA polymerase sigma factor produces the protein MNAEAIAVASARLDSMLRTEPDRLRRRSISLGVPLADAEDAAQNAALRAWRSLAALRSADAGPMCAWLDTIVRTTAIDMNRARKDDLGEVLCERLASAQDVEAEAELRERLEAAFRAIDALPDDLRRPLLMSVVDGLTAQEIAQRLSITSAAARQRVSRARRALRS, from the coding sequence GTGAACGCCGAAGCCATCGCCGTCGCCTCCGCGCGTCTCGACAGCATGCTGCGCACGGAGCCCGACCGGCTGCGCAGACGCAGCATCTCGCTCGGTGTGCCGCTGGCGGATGCCGAGGATGCGGCGCAGAATGCGGCCCTCCGCGCTTGGCGCTCGCTCGCAGCGCTCCGTTCTGCCGATGCCGGCCCGATGTGCGCCTGGCTGGACACGATCGTGCGGACGACCGCCATCGACATGAACCGAGCGCGCAAGGACGATCTCGGCGAGGTGCTGTGCGAGCGCCTCGCGTCTGCGCAGGACGTCGAGGCCGAGGCGGAGCTGCGGGAACGTCTCGAGGCTGCGTTCCGTGCGATCGACGCGCTCCCGGATGATCTTCGCCGTCCTCTCCTCATGAGCGTCGTCGACGGTCTCACGGCGCAGGAGATCGCACAGCGACTCTCGATCACGTCTGCCGCGGCACGTCAGCGTGTGTCCCGTGCACGCAGGGCGCTGCGGAGCTGA
- a CDS encoding GIY-YIG nuclease family protein has translation MVKTTPLPSPCALCGRRDAVRVAAALMCAWCGWRYGDSPDPDLPRPVIEVVYYIRYDRRVKIGTSGRPRQRLASIRHDELLAFEQGGRAVEQARHREFADIREGGEWFTLTPQLESHIAGLRTVADPWQLYARWVSAALQN, from the coding sequence ATGGTGAAGACGACCCCGCTGCCGAGCCCCTGTGCCCTCTGCGGGCGCCGCGATGCGGTGCGCGTGGCGGCGGCTCTGATGTGCGCCTGGTGCGGGTGGCGCTACGGCGACTCCCCCGACCCCGACCTCCCGCGCCCCGTGATCGAGGTCGTCTACTACATCCGTTACGACCGTCGGGTGAAGATCGGCACGAGCGGACGCCCGCGCCAGCGACTTGCGAGCATCCGTCACGACGAGCTGCTGGCGTTCGAGCAGGGAGGGCGTGCGGTGGAGCAGGCGCGGCATCGGGAGTTCGCCGACATCCGCGAGGGCGGCGAGTGGTTCACTCTCACCCCGCAGCTCGAGTCCCATATCGCCGGGCTCCGCACCGTGGCCGACCCCTGGCAGCTCTACGCGCGCTGGGTGAGTGCGGCATTGCAGAACTGA
- a CDS encoding SPW repeat protein — MRFIPTKVHGILDYIVGVALIAAPWLFGFASIGGPAVIIPIVLGVGLIVYSLFTKYEWGPFGFIPMPVHLVFDIVASLFLALSPWIFGFSTEAPNVWVPHVVVGVAVIIVVLFSQPQPAKVKAARA; from the coding sequence ATGCGTTTCATCCCCACCAAGGTCCACGGAATTCTCGACTACATCGTCGGAGTGGCGCTGATCGCTGCTCCGTGGCTGTTCGGCTTCGCGAGCATCGGCGGCCCCGCCGTGATCATCCCGATCGTGCTCGGCGTCGGGCTCATCGTCTACAGCCTGTTCACGAAGTACGAATGGGGTCCCTTCGGCTTCATCCCGATGCCCGTCCACCTCGTCTTCGACATCGTCGCGAGCCTGTTCCTGGCGCTGTCGCCGTGGATCTTCGGGTTCTCGACCGAGGCGCCGAACGTCTGGGTGCCGCACGTCGTCGTCGGCGTCGCGGTGATCATCGTCGTGCTGTTCTCGCAGCCGCAGCCCGCGAAGGTCAAGGCCGCACGCGCCTGA
- a CDS encoding Pr6Pr family membrane protein — MIPPVVSSRAATHRWFAARGETDWPRSWASEALHTIFPILLVLDWIFVDDRSPLPWRRLWAVLPYPVLWLGVVLVRGATDGWVPYGFLLPERGAVSLATHAAGLLLALLVSGALVWALSRTRARRRVPAVRRSPTRIGA, encoded by the coding sequence ATGATTCCTCCTGTGGTGTCGTCGCGTGCCGCGACTCACAGATGGTTCGCAGCCCGCGGCGAAACGGATTGGCCACGGTCCTGGGCGAGCGAGGCACTGCACACGATCTTCCCGATCCTTCTCGTCCTCGACTGGATCTTCGTCGACGATCGCTCCCCTCTGCCCTGGCGCCGCCTCTGGGCGGTGCTCCCCTATCCGGTGCTGTGGCTCGGAGTCGTCCTCGTGCGCGGGGCGACCGACGGATGGGTTCCGTACGGCTTCCTGCTCCCGGAGCGAGGCGCGGTATCGCTTGCGACCCATGCCGCCGGGCTGCTCCTTGCTCTGCTCGTGTCCGGCGCGCTCGTGTGGGCGCTCAGCCGGACCCGGGCCCGGAGACGCGTCCCGGCGGTCAGGCGTTCGCCCACCCGTATCGGCGCGTGA
- a CDS encoding type II toxin-antitoxin system PemK/MazF family toxin, translating to MSNSNGILARLAEILFTALGSDRASRTKTRPRRPVSRLRTSDEVHEWVSRTEQGRGRGVETVRIDPDRIDDLRIGYAPDRDGAPDAGEIIWTWVPYEENDGRGKDRPVLVIGRESADRVFAVRMTSKAHDGDRDYLSIGSGAWDSQGRESWVDIEQLYSVHETGLRREAAVLDRSRYGRVASALTRRYGWANA from the coding sequence GTGAGCAACAGCAACGGCATCCTGGCACGACTCGCGGAGATCCTCTTCACAGCACTGGGATCTGACCGGGCGTCTCGGACGAAGACTCGTCCGAGACGCCCGGTCTCGCGTCTGCGTACTTCCGACGAGGTCCATGAGTGGGTTTCTCGAACCGAGCAAGGGCGGGGGCGTGGGGTCGAGACGGTGCGCATCGACCCCGACCGCATCGACGACCTCCGCATCGGGTACGCCCCCGACCGCGACGGCGCGCCCGATGCGGGCGAGATCATCTGGACCTGGGTTCCGTACGAGGAGAACGACGGCCGGGGCAAGGACCGGCCGGTGCTGGTGATCGGACGGGAATCCGCAGACCGCGTCTTCGCGGTGCGGATGACGAGCAAGGCGCACGACGGCGACCGCGACTACCTGTCGATCGGCTCGGGCGCCTGGGACTCGCAGGGGCGCGAGTCGTGGGTCGACATCGAGCAGCTCTACAGCGTGCACGAGACCGGGCTCCGCCGTGAGGCCGCGGTGCTCGACCGGTCACGCTACGGTCGGGTCGCGTCCGCACTCACGCGCCGATACGGGTGGGCGAACGCCTGA
- a CDS encoding ammonium transporter: protein MDAPGNISWAITATALVLLMTPGVAFFYGGLVKAKSVVSMMMMSFGSIGLVAVLWILFGFSMSAVDSPTAFAGNPFADFGLSSLTAGEGSNVALLGVAYGATFAIITVALISGAIADRAKFGSWLIFAGVFATVGYFPVAAWVWGGGWIMNLGATLFGEDSGIGVIDYAGGTAVHINAGAAALALAIVLGKRIGFQKGILKPHNVPLTLLGAALLWFGWFGFNAGAEWLAEDMGGVGLIGLNTLGATAAAILGWILIERIKDGKATSVGAASGAVAGLVAITPACANLTPGWSLLLGAVAGIVCALAVEMKFRLGFDDSLDVVGIHLVGGLIGTLYLGFFATGTGLFVGGDFRQLAVQAIAALGVLIYSFVVAFIIGFAIEKTIGFRITSEDEIAGVDQVVHGEEGYALADA from the coding sequence ATGGATGCTCCAGGCAACATCTCCTGGGCGATCACCGCGACCGCCCTCGTACTGCTCATGACGCCCGGCGTCGCCTTCTTCTACGGCGGCCTCGTCAAGGCCAAGAGCGTCGTCAGCATGATGATGATGAGCTTCGGCTCGATCGGTCTCGTCGCAGTGCTCTGGATCCTCTTCGGATTCTCGATGAGCGCGGTCGACAGCCCCACCGCCTTCGCAGGCAACCCCTTCGCCGACTTCGGCCTCTCGAGCCTCACGGCCGGTGAGGGCTCGAACGTCGCTCTCCTCGGTGTCGCCTACGGCGCCACCTTCGCGATCATCACGGTCGCCCTGATCTCGGGTGCTATCGCCGATCGCGCCAAGTTCGGCAGCTGGCTGATCTTCGCCGGTGTGTTCGCGACCGTCGGGTACTTCCCGGTCGCCGCATGGGTCTGGGGCGGCGGTTGGATCATGAACCTCGGCGCCACGCTGTTCGGCGAGGACAGCGGAATCGGCGTGATCGACTACGCCGGTGGTACCGCGGTGCACATCAACGCGGGTGCTGCGGCGCTCGCTCTCGCGATCGTCCTCGGCAAGCGCATCGGCTTCCAGAAGGGCATTCTCAAGCCGCACAACGTGCCGCTGACCCTCCTCGGCGCAGCGCTCCTGTGGTTCGGCTGGTTCGGCTTCAACGCCGGTGCGGAGTGGCTCGCGGAGGACATGGGCGGCGTCGGACTCATCGGTCTGAACACCCTCGGCGCCACGGCGGCCGCGATCCTCGGCTGGATCCTGATCGAGCGCATCAAGGACGGCAAGGCCACCTCGGTGGGTGCGGCATCCGGAGCGGTCGCGGGTCTCGTCGCCATCACCCCGGCGTGCGCCAACCTCACGCCCGGCTGGTCGCTTCTGCTCGGTGCCGTCGCCGGTATCGTCTGCGCACTCGCGGTCGAGATGAAGTTCCGTCTCGGTTTCGACGACTCGCTCGACGTCGTCGGCATCCACCTCGTCGGTGGCCTCATCGGAACCCTCTACCTCGGCTTCTTCGCGACCGGCACCGGGCTGTTCGTCGGCGGTGACTTCCGTCAGCTCGCCGTCCAGGCGATCGCCGCACTCGGCGTGCTGATCTACTCGTTCGTGGTGGCCTTCATCATCGGCTTCGCGATCGAGAAGACGATCGGCTTCCGCATCACGAGCGAAGACGAGATCGCCGGTGTCGACCAGGTCGTCCACGGCGAGGAGGGCTACGCGCTGGCCGACGCCTGA
- the zapE gene encoding cell division protein ZapE codes for MTDTPSRTGIVHLTDRQPTVTGPEMLASLVPPPQFDGATFDSYRADEAYPSQEEAKETLIRFAGRGAPVKRGGFFSRAKKEPEIKPGVYLDGGFGVGKTHLLASIYHAMPARRKYFGSFIEYTALVGALGYKNTVDLLKGADLLCIDEFELDDPGDTMVMTRLIGELVPTGTKLAATSNTPPNALGEGRFAAQDFLREIHAMSDSFQTIRIDGVDFRQRALDGHAVVSEAAEYEKAVETGAAAGTASDDSFGEVIRHLARVHPSRYLRVIAGLDLVGLRDVHVLTDQSEALRFVAFVDRVYDAQIPIVATGVSLDQVFAEEMLGGGYRKKYLRAISRLNALTHADRSVA; via the coding sequence ATGACCGACACGCCCAGCCGCACGGGCATCGTGCACCTGACCGATCGCCAACCGACCGTCACCGGTCCCGAGATGCTCGCCAGCCTCGTTCCGCCGCCGCAGTTCGATGGAGCGACATTCGACAGCTATCGGGCGGACGAGGCGTATCCCTCGCAGGAGGAGGCGAAGGAGACGCTCATCCGCTTCGCCGGACGGGGCGCTCCGGTCAAGCGCGGTGGCTTCTTCAGCCGTGCGAAGAAGGAGCCCGAGATCAAGCCGGGCGTCTACCTCGACGGCGGCTTCGGCGTCGGCAAGACGCACCTGCTCGCATCGATCTATCACGCGATGCCGGCTCGGAGGAAGTACTTCGGATCCTTCATCGAGTACACGGCTCTCGTGGGCGCACTCGGCTACAAGAACACCGTCGACCTTCTGAAGGGCGCGGATCTGCTCTGCATCGACGAGTTCGAACTCGACGATCCGGGCGACACGATGGTGATGACCCGTCTCATCGGTGAGCTCGTGCCGACCGGCACCAAGCTCGCCGCGACCTCGAACACGCCGCCCAACGCGCTCGGCGAGGGGCGCTTCGCGGCGCAGGACTTCCTGCGTGAGATCCATGCCATGTCCGACAGCTTCCAGACGATCCGCATCGACGGGGTCGACTTCCGGCAACGCGCGCTCGACGGGCACGCCGTGGTCAGCGAGGCGGCGGAGTACGAGAAGGCCGTCGAGACGGGCGCCGCCGCGGGAACGGCATCCGACGATTCGTTCGGCGAGGTCATCCGCCACCTCGCGCGGGTTCACCCCTCGCGATACCTGCGTGTCATCGCAGGCCTCGATCTCGTCGGCCTCCGGGACGTGCACGTCCTGACCGATCAGTCGGAGGCGCTGCGGTTCGTCGCCTTCGTCGACCGCGTCTACGATGCGCAGATCCCGATCGTCGCGACGGGTGTGAGCCTCGATCAGGTGTTCGCCGAGGAGATGCTCGGCGGGGGATACCGCAAGAAGTACCTGCGCGCTATCTCCAGACTCAATGCACTTACACACGCGGATCGCAGTGTCGCGTAA
- a CDS encoding sulfurtransferase has product MAIEFDTTSPKFAEYAEPGRLVTTEWLAERLGNPGLVVVESDEDVLLYETGHIPGAVKVDWHTELNDPVVRDYVDGEGFAKLLSGKGISRDDTVVIYGDKNNWWAAYALWVFSLFGHEDVRLLDGGRDRWISEGREITRDAPTPTPTEYPIVERDDSVIRAYKDDVLAHIGSPLIDVRSPEEYSGERTTAPAYPEEGTLRAGHIPTAQSVPWAKAVAEDGGFKSRAELDAIYRDGAGLADGDDVVAYCRIGERSSHTWFVLKHLLGFENVRNYDGSWTEWGSAVRVPIVTGTEPGSL; this is encoded by the coding sequence GTGGCCATCGAGTTCGACACCACCTCGCCCAAGTTCGCCGAGTACGCCGAACCCGGCCGCCTCGTCACCACCGAATGGCTCGCGGAGCGGCTCGGGAACCCGGGTCTGGTGGTGGTCGAGTCCGACGAGGACGTGCTCCTGTATGAGACGGGTCATATTCCTGGTGCGGTGAAGGTCGATTGGCACACCGAACTCAACGACCCGGTCGTGCGCGACTACGTCGACGGCGAGGGCTTCGCGAAGCTGCTGAGCGGCAAGGGCATCTCGCGCGACGACACGGTGGTCATCTACGGCGACAAGAACAACTGGTGGGCGGCCTACGCGCTCTGGGTCTTCTCGCTCTTCGGCCACGAGGACGTGCGTCTGCTCGACGGCGGCCGCGACCGCTGGATCTCTGAGGGGCGTGAGATCACCCGCGATGCGCCGACGCCCACGCCGACCGAGTATCCGATCGTGGAGCGCGACGACTCCGTCATCCGCGCCTACAAGGACGACGTGCTCGCCCACATCGGCAGCCCTCTGATCGACGTCCGCTCCCCCGAGGAGTACAGCGGGGAGCGCACCACGGCACCGGCCTACCCCGAAGAGGGCACGCTGCGCGCCGGCCACATCCCGACCGCGCAGAGCGTGCCGTGGGCGAAGGCCGTCGCCGAGGACGGCGGCTTCAAGTCACGTGCCGAGCTCGATGCGATCTATCGCGACGGCGCGGGACTCGCTGACGGCGACGACGTCGTCGCATACTGCCGCATCGGCGAGCGTTCCAGCCACACCTGGTTCGTGCTCAAGCATCTGCTGGGCTTCGAGAACGTGCGCAACTACGACGGATCATGGACAGAGTGGGGCAGCGCCGTGCGCGTTCCGATCGTGACCGGCACCGAGCCCGGTTCCCTCTGA
- a CDS encoding SufE family protein translates to MSTSEVPDTLAEIRDGFLETPEADRLLLLLEYSEELPEVSAEVASHPEMCERVAECQSPVYIYVEVNDGIVTMHATAPPEAPTTRGFASILVQGISGLTADEVLAIPDDYPQSIGLTRAVSPLRIGGMTGMLMRAKNQVRQKR, encoded by the coding sequence ATGAGCACCAGCGAAGTTCCCGACACCCTGGCCGAGATCCGCGACGGATTCCTCGAGACCCCTGAGGCAGATCGTCTGCTGCTCCTGCTGGAGTACTCGGAGGAGCTTCCCGAGGTCTCCGCGGAGGTCGCGAGCCACCCCGAGATGTGCGAGCGCGTGGCCGAGTGCCAGTCGCCCGTCTACATCTACGTCGAGGTGAACGACGGAATCGTCACGATGCACGCCACTGCTCCGCCGGAGGCACCGACGACCCGTGGTTTCGCGAGCATCCTCGTGCAGGGCATCTCGGGCCTCACGGCAGACGAAGTGCTGGCGATCCCCGACGACTACCCGCAGTCGATCGGACTCACGAGAGCTGTCTCACCGCTGCGGATCGGCGGCATGACCGGGATGCTGATGCGGGCGAAGAATCAGGTCAGGCAGAAGCGCTGA